One Actinomycetota bacterium genomic region harbors:
- a CDS encoding aldo/keto reductase, translating into MQFRRLGSDGPEISVVGVGAWAIGGPWQFGWGPQDDDESIAALHKAFESGVNWVDTAAVYGLGHSEEVVGQVVREHGGEVLVFTKCGRPCYGREHNEPTYDLRPETIRFELEQSLKRLGTDHVDLYQFHWPDTETGTPVEDSWATMAALVEEGKVRWAGVSNFDLGLLERCERIRHVDSLQPPFSLIDRAAAGELIPWCAANGTGVLCYSPLGSGLLTGAFDADRVRALPAGDWRRSDEDFRPPKLEANLEMARRLEPVAERHGVPVAAVAVAWVLATDGVTGAIVGARRPSQVDGWLPAGNLRLTEADLAELSAT; encoded by the coding sequence ATGCAGTTCCGGAGACTGGGGTCGGACGGGCCCGAGATCTCGGTCGTCGGGGTCGGGGCCTGGGCCATCGGGGGGCCGTGGCAGTTCGGCTGGGGGCCGCAGGACGACGACGAGTCGATCGCCGCCCTCCACAAGGCGTTCGAGTCGGGGGTGAACTGGGTCGACACGGCCGCGGTGTACGGGCTCGGGCACTCCGAGGAGGTCGTCGGCCAGGTCGTGCGCGAGCACGGCGGCGAGGTGCTGGTGTTCACCAAGTGCGGCCGGCCCTGCTACGGCCGGGAGCACAACGAGCCCACCTATGATCTCAGACCCGAGACGATCCGGTTCGAGCTGGAGCAGAGCCTCAAGCGCCTCGGCACCGACCACGTCGACCTGTACCAGTTCCACTGGCCGGACACCGAGACCGGCACGCCGGTCGAGGACTCCTGGGCGACCATGGCGGCGCTGGTCGAGGAGGGCAAGGTCCGCTGGGCCGGGGTGTCGAACTTCGACCTGGGCCTGCTGGAGCGCTGCGAGCGGATCCGCCACGTCGACTCCCTGCAGCCGCCGTTCAGCCTGATCGACCGGGCCGCCGCCGGCGAGCTCATCCCCTGGTGCGCCGCCAACGGCACCGGGGTGCTCTGCTACAGCCCGCTCGGCTCGGGGCTGCTGACCGGCGCCTTCGACGCCGACCGGGTCCGCGCCCTGCCCGCCGGCGACTGGCGCCGCTCCGACGAGGACTTCCGGCCGCCCAAGCTGGAGGCGAACCTCGAGATGGCCCGGCGGCTGGAGCCGGTGGCCGAGCGCCACGGGGTCCCGGTGGCCGCCGTGGCCGTCGCCTGGGTCCTGGCCACCGACGGGGTGACCGGCGCCATCGTCGGCGCCCGCCGCCCCTCCCAGGTCGACGGCTGGCTCCCGGCCGGCAACCTGCGGCTCACCGAGGCCGACCTGGCCGAGCTCTCGGCTACGTAG
- a CDS encoding PhoH family protein, translated as MARTYVLDTNVLIADPEAPGRFQEHDVAIPLTVVEELDKLKTRPDETGASARRAIRTLERLRQQGNLSEGVELPGGGRIWVEVSLASRLDLPDALSSDSEDNRILATTANLAKELAGEREVVLVSKDASLRIKAEALKLLAEEYRHERVAIEEGYLGVATCEQAGGIDAIYAARGGEILADQPLWANQFVVLRSGNQSALGQVRRSVEAGETVEVALVGEPPETFGVRARSKEQQFALHLLHDPKVPLVSLSGNAGTGKTYLAVAAGLEATLEQALYDRVLVFRPVVPVGRQDLGFLPGDVDEKISPWMKAIHDTLAQLFRGSHDADRRESYTQDLVQGLLDDGTVQLEPLTFIRGRTFARTFAILDEAQNVEYGVLRSLASRLGEGSKLVLCHDTSQVDHPYVDPDSGVAAMIERLKGEPLFGHVTLVKGERSPVAELVARKL; from the coding sequence ATGGCTCGCACCTACGTGCTCGACACCAACGTGCTCATCGCCGACCCAGAGGCCCCGGGTCGCTTCCAGGAGCATGACGTCGCCATCCCCCTGACCGTGGTCGAGGAGCTGGACAAGCTCAAGACCCGGCCCGACGAGACCGGGGCGTCGGCCCGGCGGGCCATCCGCACCCTGGAACGCCTCCGCCAGCAGGGCAACCTCTCCGAGGGGGTCGAGCTGCCCGGCGGCGGCCGCATCTGGGTCGAGGTCAGCCTGGCCTCCCGGCTCGACCTGCCCGACGCCCTCTCCTCGGACTCCGAGGACAACCGGATCCTGGCCACCACGGCCAACCTGGCCAAGGAGCTGGCCGGGGAGCGCGAGGTGGTGCTCGTCTCCAAGGACGCCAGCCTGCGCATCAAGGCCGAGGCCCTGAAGCTGCTGGCCGAGGAGTACCGCCACGAGCGGGTGGCCATCGAGGAGGGCTACCTGGGCGTGGCCACCTGCGAGCAGGCCGGCGGGATCGACGCCATCTACGCCGCCCGGGGCGGCGAGATCCTCGCCGACCAGCCGCTCTGGGCCAACCAGTTCGTGGTCCTGCGCTCGGGCAACCAGAGCGCCCTCGGCCAGGTCCGGCGCAGCGTCGAGGCCGGCGAGACGGTCGAGGTGGCCCTGGTCGGGGAGCCGCCGGAGACCTTCGGGGTGCGGGCCCGCTCCAAGGAGCAGCAGTTCGCCCTGCACCTGCTCCACGACCCCAAGGTGCCGCTGGTGTCGCTGTCCGGGAACGCCGGCACCGGCAAGACCTACCTGGCCGTGGCCGCCGGGCTGGAGGCGACCCTGGAGCAGGCCCTGTACGACCGGGTGCTGGTGTTCCGCCCGGTGGTGCCGGTCGGCCGCCAGGACCTGGGGTTCCTGCCCGGCGACGTCGACGAGAAGATCTCCCCGTGGATGAAGGCCATCCACGACACCCTGGCCCAGCTGTTCCGGGGCAGCCACGACGCCGACCGGCGCGAGAGCTACACCCAGGACCTGGTCCAGGGGCTGCTCGACGACGGCACGGTGCAGCTGGAGCCGCTGACGTTCATCCGCGGGCGCACCTTCGCCCGCACCTTCGCGATCCTCGACGAGGCCCAGAACGTCGAGTACGGGGTGCTGCGCTCGCTGGCCAGCCGGCTCGGCGAGGGCTCCAAGCTGGTCCTGTGCCACGACACCTCCCAGGTCGACCACCCCTACGTCGACCCGGACTCCGGGGTGGCGGCGATGATCGAACGGCTCAAGGGCGAGCCGCTGTTCGGCCACGTCACCCTCGTCAAGGGCGAGCGCAGCCCGGTCGCCGAGCTGGTCGCCCGCAAGCTGTAG